In Cheilinus undulatus linkage group 3, ASM1832078v1, whole genome shotgun sequence, the genomic window gagtcATTGCTATGGAAGCAATGCATCATCTCTCCGAGCTGAATTAGTCTGAACTGAGAGAGACGATGCATTGCTACTCTCTGGAACCCATCAtgacaaggtgaaaacagaattttagaatttttcacatttgtgaaaagtagaaaaactgaaatatcatatTGACACCAGTATTtagaccactgatcatcaactggtggcccgagggccatatcaggccccccaaagcttcctgtctggccccatAGAAGGTCATTAAAGTCAGAGTACGAGGAAACAAAGAAGTTGCAGTTTgtagagtatcttttggctttaaatgtctacagctgttaaatccaccccaaaaacaacaaatattgaaatagttttagaatgagttaacatttgatctgttttacaaaAATTCACTTGTCGGCCGTTATTagtaagtattttaaaaaatcggttaagactggcagaaatgttgcaaaaattgccagattaagcattaaaaaaaggttagagagttgcaaaaatagataaatgtcATAATGGGTtgtagagtggcacaaagggacacaaatggcaggaaaagtgatgaaaagaggttaaactgtggcaaaactggtaaaagagaaaaaagggaggtcaaaaatattttaaaatgggttaaaagtggcaaaaatggtgaaaaaagtaatgaaaatggtttaaaggtggtgaaaatagatgaaaagtggcaaaaattgataaaagagtggcacaaagaggatAACACATGCAGGAAGAgtggtttaaaaatggattaaggtggcaaaaaggggaaaaacattggcaggaaaattaacaaaaagggattaaagagtggcaaatgggtgacaagtggcaaaaaattggttttaaagtggcaaaaataatcaaaaactgGTGAAGAGtcacaaaaaatgttgcagaaatggccgaATGAAGTAGGgtatgcctaaaaatgtcctgtttttaGAGGAAATACATAAACTATTACAATAATATGCTAATCAGTGAAAAATATGTattcaatttttgtttatttgaaagtctggcacccagagtctctgtcaagactaaatttggcccttgtgcaaatgtacttgatgacccctgatttaGACTCTACAATAACACTGTCAATTTAGCTTAAGttcttcccatttctctggattgtTGCTAAGATGCTgttaattaaattgattggacatgatttggaaaggcacacaacTTTCTGTAGAAGACCTTACAGATGACAATGATCAGagcaaaaatcaagccatgaggttaaaggaactgcctgcagagctcagagacaggactgttgcaaggcacagatctggggaaggctacaacaAATTTTGCTGCACTCAAGGTTCCCTAGAGCACAGCAGCCTACATAattttcaaatggaagaagtttggcacaaccagggctCTTCCAAGAGCCAGtcgtccagccaaactgagcaatcggggaGAGGTGCTTTAGTTGATGGTCACCCTGACTGAGctctagagatcctgtgtggagatgggacaaagatccagaaggatagccatcactgcagtcctCTACTGATCTGTGCTAATGGCAGAGTGAATAGGCGGAAGCCTCTCCCCattacaaaacacatgaaagcctgcttggagttagCTAAATACTCCACATGACAGTCAAAAATACCCATGTATGAGCAGATAAAGACAATAACTTCTCAGACAAATTCCTTTTTTAGTATCAGGCTATAAACATATTAGTAAAATGTTTATAGCCTACATAATATTATATTACATAGGCTGATTCTGGACTACATTAGGAGGCAGTAATGGGAATATGGTcaattttatttgacttttgcAGCGTAACAGTATGTAAAGCAgaacagtaaaaaatattttgacatttaatttatgCATATTGGCCAGCCAAGAGCAAAGTAAAGGGCAATTATACTTCAATACAAATGTTCAAATAGGAAATATGCTCcataaaaaaagtgtttttttttttttttcaacagttcaTAATAGGATAATGAAACCCTCTAACACAAAGCATTTCCTCTCCCAAGTTGCAGaagccattttttaatcacactcAGAGTTGACATTGACTTATTACATAACACCACAGTTAGACAGGTTGATTGTTGAGGAATTAACACTGACCTTTGGTATGATTTAGGCAGGTTTTTGTGAAGAAACAGAAGgcatctttaaaagaaaacattcaaacagaaTATAAATTTAAGGAGACAATGGAGCAAGCTATTGTATCTCAGAGAGGGGCTTTCTTTAGGATGCCTAAGATCAtgattatgcaaaaaaaaaaaaattgtccaaaaaaaataacctttttgttgtgttttggccTCTCACTTGCATGACAACAGTGTTTTAGGTGTTCCAGAGTAGAAACTTTCCAGAGTACAAACTTTAAATAAcaccataataataataccaTTTTCATTATGGCGTGAACTAGCATTACAGAGTTCCCTTTGAAAACTGAGACTTTTGCGTTTGTGCGTTTGCACACAAGCATTTCTGTTATCACTCTGTGGAAGGAAGCgtttgtgtgcatgcacatGTAAACTAGAGTGTTTTTAGTCAGTTCTGCAGATTTGTGTGCAGTGGGGTTGTTATCAAAATGTCAGAGCAAAAATGATTCCGTTTCAGGGGATTATTTCCCTTTAAGCATAGGCCAAAGCTCAGGATTTGGTCAAAGGATGCTCAGGTATTATTTGTTTCAGACCACATATACCTTtagctttatttaaaacatgaagctcttaggaataaaaactaaactgacattCCCTCCTTACAGCTGATGCCTGGTTGGCCATTGAGGAAAAAGGTGGTCATAGGAATTAGCTCTCCAACAGCACTCACCTCATCTTGGTTCTTTACCTGTTTCTTCATCTTTAGCAAAAAGAGTTCAAAGTTTGGCCTAACACATGGGAACTCACCTCTCACACATTTTATGAAATAAGGGATTGGAAGGAACGGAGCTGAGACATGGAACATGTAGGTGGTGAGGTTGTTAAATGTAATGTGTTGGGCTCATGGTCTAACTTCACAGAAATCTTTCCATTCCTTTATTAGCGTTTTGATTTTACTGGTGCAGGAATTCTTTCCTTTTTAGAGAGTTGAACATTTCACTAAAGCGTCCGTTTGGTTTTACGTCTGAAGGTGTTCTGTTTCTTTTATGCAAGTTCAAGGTGGGCGAGGCATTACTGTGAAACAACTTTCCAGATCTTAGACTTCAGTCCAAGTATATGACAAGACAGTAGATTCCCAAATGGTAAATTAGATCAGCAGTAAATTTTGACTGTGAAACTTCTTTTTTCCATGTTCAGCCTGTACATCTGAGCACCGTTTTTCCAAGTTATCATTTGATCATAATGTCAATAACATACAGCATGAGAGAGCGGGAGAGGGGAAAATTTACTggtatcttatattttgacttctGTTGGCATATTAAAATCCAATCTCATCCTCTGCGGGTTTCAACAAGTGTCTTGCAGGAttatttagatttgttttgaACTCAGGTCACTTGGTTTTCTGGGGTTTTAAGGTCACAGCGGATGAAGAGTGTACACAGGAAAAGGCTGATGGGGAGATCTTCATGGGGTCTATATAGTTGTTTTCTAGCCTCACGACCACCAAAGTCGACTCTCCACTGAGATTCGGGTCACAGATGCTTTCTTCTGGGATACTCCTGGAAGTCACAGCAAAATGATGTTGTCAGATAAATCTATAAAGCCACAAATAAATGTCTTcattttggtttaatctgatgatcatttacttcagaaattaattaaatgtttgCTTTGTGAACATGCATGAGAAAGGGTGACCTCTTCATAAAGTCCCCTTAAAGTCTGAATTATTGACAGAGCAAAACTTTAAATCTTAAGATATTCAGTGTGCCATCACATAAGACAGCACATAGCTGTAGAAGTTTAGAACTGAAACTGGATGACTTTGGCTAGTTTgcttgaaaatgaaagaaaacccCATTTTGATATTATATTAAATATGCATGTGATGCATTTCCTATAGGttaatatttgattttgtaCCGTTTATGTTTACTAATTTGCAAACTTTGTCTAAAGTTTTAATCCAGTTTTCCACATGGAGGGTCAGCCATCTTGGCTGTGAACATAGAAAACACTACGATGTCACTATTATATAAACTAATACCTGAACTTTGTGGGCTGTGTATGAACCTGTGAGTGAGTAACGAGGTGATTCAGGGTGACTCTAAGGTGGAAATATGAAGGAGCTTGTTTCGGTCCTTGTTGTCAAGACAACTCTCCATCTAGTTAACTTTTGGCTGTTACTGTCTATTGTGCTGAATGAGTCAGTGTGTCTGGTCGGCCTCTTAACTGTTATGAGACTCATCGGTCATTAAGGATTTTAAAaggcatttagattatttttatcCTAACACAGTCTTTAATCTTCTGTTTCCATTGTCATCTGTTGGAGGCGACTGGGACTGATGGAGACGCAGATTTCTTCACATCTTGTCTTGTAATAGTTTTTtaattcatgctggaaaattgatgagataaaaaaaactacaaatgacATGAAATGAGTGGATAAAAATCCTCTCTAAACACTCAGAACTATTCAAACATGTATCAATAAGAggacaggattttaaaaaagtaaaccaTAATGAGTTGAGTTAAATTTGTGTATTTAACTTCAGAATGGTTCCAAGTTAAAATTATAACTGCTTTGTTcttacaaatgtttgtttttttgttgtattacttTAATAGATTTCCATAAATTTAGAAAATTCCATTAATTTGAGGAAAGAGCATTAATTTACAATGATTTCAAAATCACAATAAAGCCTGAGTCCTTGGTAGataattttgttgttgtaacaatgcttcttggcaataaatattataccattggaaagcctgtttatttcccttttaaatgaagccacatttgtaagaagCATGAacttgtgggatgagcagcagagctgagtatgtgggttgcgcccatgaaaaactGGGcaaatctctgccaatgccaaacatcttattctgcctctgactcCTTTTTTGGTGGATTTGATGATTGaaatttgaagaaacaagacaaacagGACCCTCAGCAGTGTGTGGAAggaccatacacagccacaacagtctggcttctcctcctcatgctggccACCAGCTTGgccacacactgctgtgggatggcatctcATTCTTCAACCAGTATTTGTCAAAGTctgccaacgtggttgtgtttgccactctggcacaaacagcatgCCCAAGTTGATCCCTCGGGTCATTCTGTTGGCAggtcattccatcctctccactcccaaattctggagctagtctctgataaacctcactctgtgggggccagcgttgtcatcttggaggaaagactttggtcccagactgtggagatatgggattgccactggttgcagaatctcatctcaatatcCCTCTGCACTGAAATAACCTCCAATGATGCCACCTAATTGTCATCACCTTGGGATAcaagaagctcaaaacaagagtcagtagcaacagcagaataagctgtttggcattgacagagaagatttggcataTTTTTTATGGACGCAACCCTCATACCcagctttgctgctcatcccacaaatgcatgctccttacaaatatggcaccatttaaaagggaaacaaacGGGCTtcccaacggtataagatttattgcaaagaagtattgttacaacaaagaaataacataccaaacacacatttccttactttttgtgctaggtttagaTATCTATAGATGTCAGCACAGTACCtgatgttgttattgttgaGTCTTAGGAAGTGTATGTTGGTCATCTCGTTGATACCTGATGGCACGCTAACCAGCTGATTGTGATCCAGACACAGTTCCACCATTGAGTTGTACGAGCCGAAGAATGACTCTGGTTCAATTCCCTCCCCATCCAGTTTATTGTAGGAGAGGTAGAGGTACTCAATACCAGGATCCATGTGAGCAAAGACGTAGCCTGTGGAGGTATTGGCCAGAAACTGTGTGACAGTAGAAGCTTATATAAACATATTGCATTAGTACTCTGTGGTAGGAATGCATCTTTTGGTTATCGATTGTTACATATTTCTATAACTAgtctttttcatgtttgattAAATATGAGATTATTGTACCCATTCATCATTGGTAAAGCTGAAATAGCATAGCTACGTCTTTACTGTAATCTTATATTTCTCCTCTTGTTGGCTGTGCATATTATTTATTTCTACCAGAGGATGAGAAataattttactgtatttgtCAGTCAATTAATAGACACCATCTGAAGGCCCTTTTTCCATGCCTTTCTTACTAGGTGTCAAACAAGCTTTTATATTATTCTTCATCCAATATAATTCCAGGAATCCATTGCCAAACCAgacaaaaccataaaaaaatgaatgctgtAACACTTACCAGGTACCCTTTCTATTTTGTTTCCCACCAGCACTAAATGAACCAGAGATGTAGGAAGATAGGATGGAACCAGGTAGAGGTCATTATAGGAAAGGTCAATGGACTCCAGATTTCTGCAGAAGAGTAGAGAGAAAAGTATTAAGACAGTGGAAATGACACCTTGAATGTTGATGTAAGTAATTTGTCATTTCTTGTGAGTATTGAGGGTCATGGATGACAGTGAAGTTTTTTCTCTGACCTGTTGTTTATCCAGGCAAGTGGGGCAATCCTGGTCTCATCCAGCCTGTTGTGTCTCAGAGAAATCAAGTTCAGATTCTGGGTCTGGTTGAAAACAGTCTCTGAGATTTCTTCGATCAGGTTGTTTTCTAAGTACAGTTCCTAAGCAATAAAGAGAGTGAATGAATGAAGCCATATGTTTAACATCATGAAGGCCAGAAAGAAAAACCTTTAATAGTGGAAACTCGGCTGTTTAGTGTCCCAGTCATGGTAGGATCCCCATAAATcgtgcatttttttgttttttattgacgCAAGATTGGGTTTGTATGTCATTAAACAGTTATGTTAGCAGAGAGCTGTCGGTTCAGAGATCTTGGCAGACAGGTTTGTGGTTTGTTAGGACTGTTTTGAGTCCACACCAagactaaaataatttttatcaAAGCCATAATCACCCAAGCCACTTAAAGCTAAAAGTCTAAGATTGTGGATTCCCAAAGGTAATTAGCTAAATTAATGTTAAAGGTAGATTATAAATGTAGGGACTGATGATGAGAAAAGTATGAGGTTTGGATTTGCCAAGTTTTTAGAAACTCTGCGGGATCAGAATGTGAGGTTTGTTTTAAGGTGGGTTTCAAGCAGCAGCATGTGGTTGGTGTACTGCAGTGTTTGTGGTTACCTAGATTTGATAATTAAGGGTTGGGTGGAGCAGTTTCCCACAGGTAGAAGCAGAGTGTACTCTACTGAAAAATCTTGAACATTAGagccaaaatgaaaatattgctGCATCAGCAGACTTCCAGTACTGACTGACTGCAGTCAGTTAATCAAATGCTTTTTATAATGATGATGCTTGAATGATTGATTTAACTTAAAACAATTTATGGTAGAAATTACCTCAAGTGTCCTAGTCCAAACACCCTTTTAAGCTTTCAACCAGTCTCAGCTGAGGTATAAGGTCTAGTATAGTGATACCTCCACTACATCAGGGCAGAATTTTTTTAAGCacataaagttgaaaaaagtcaaatgtttCTCTAGGTTGAGGTATTCCAGGTTAGGGCAAGAAGATGTCAAGATAAAGAGACACAGTAGCAAATAAACAGATGTAACATCATACCAGCAATGGCATGGGAAGACCCTGTGGTATGGTACGGAAATGGTTTCTGCCCATTCTGAGGTAGGCGAGCTGGGTAAGAGGAGCAAAAGCTAGAGGAGCTACATTTCCTTCACTCAGCAGATTTCCTTCCAACTCCAGAATCACCAAATTGCTCAGACCTGCTCAGAAAAAGAACAATGTTACTCTTCCTCAACTGGAATTTTTCTCTGAATCAATAGAGTGGAAACAATTGTTCAACTATAACAAATGGTTAACATGCAGAACACAACTGCGGTATAAATATGAAGTCTTCAAAGATGGATGAACAACATGGTAGATTTCAATAACTCCAAACCTTGTACAAATAACAAATGGTTTGAGCTGTGTGTAGACAACAATTAGGGTAAGTTTTCCATTCAAAAGTGTGCCACAAAAGAAAAAGTGCAAAGCATTCTGCTTAATGACAAAAGTTAACCCATTAAGTATTTGGCTACCATTCATGGCAGGTCTGCTGCATGGAGGACCAGCTTTAATTGCAATGGTTTTGCATAGAAGGTCATGATCAAACAAATAGCAGAATTGAGCTTGAGTTTGAAAGTTCTAAGCTACATTAGAAAAATGTTGTTGCAGTAGGTCTACACTTCTTTTAGTTGGCAAAACCTTTAACCACATACTAATATTTTAATCTGTATAAATGTGGAGAAGTTCCAAGTTTGAAAATAGTGACAATACTGTCCCAGATAAAATGACAAAGTTTACTTCCATCTTTTGTGAACTTAAGATTCCTAACATTATCCTAGCAAGCTGGCCAAATCCATATTCTAAAGGAGCATTTTCTGAAGACAGGTTTGACTCTATTTATCTTATGGTTTCCAAAGTATGTTATATTATGGGATAAGGCATCAGTACCTTTGAAGCTATCTGCTTTGATGCTTTTCAGTCTGTTCTCATTAATCTTCAGCTCCTGCAGAGTGGGAGGAAGTTCAAACGGCACAATTTCCAGAAGGTTCCCATCCATGTAGAGTCGCCTTAAGTTCTTCAGACCCTGGTACACGCACACAAGCATATATATACTGTTTTCTGCCAGTTACAGCACCAAGTCATCCCACAAATTACAAATACcaatttttgcttctgtttGTTTCAGATTTGCAGTTCAgtaacaaaaacatgcaaagaaagtgtttatttttctttcattattcaCATTATTCATTCATTGTTAATTGCAATATCTACAGCAAAGTATTGTACCAAGGTACATTAGAAGGGCATATGTTTATAATCTATCTTGGTGGTCCATGAGACACTGAAGAATTTTAATGACACTGGAGCAAGGAAATCACAGAACATTTGACATATTTCCGGTTTATTGGATCTTTATATTGTCAGTGTCATGGTCAGTAAGTCAGTTTTACATTAATGTCTTTAAACCTTAGTTGTTGAGCATCATTCactaaaatcacattttcttgAGTCATCCAGGGCCATAAAAGTTTAGTGTGTCAGTATGTCTTACTTTGAAGGCTTTAGCATCGATGCCAGCAGAGGTGAGCTTGTTCTTCTTCAGGTTGATCCATTCCAGGTTGGGGATGCCATTAAAGGCTGCAGCTGGGATGCTGCTGATGTTGTTGCCTGCAGGTCAGAAAAATGTCAGTAAGTGATGAATGAAGACAGAAGATTTGGCTGGCTCTCTGTAGTAgcagtgtttttctctgtgtctTAAATGTGTTTCACAACTGTTGATGGTGTCTTTCCATGAGTGgtctgtatttatttgtgtaaTTTGTCCTAGTTCCAATCATATCTGTGGCTTTTGTGTTCAGCCATTTACCATAAATGTACTCTCTTAAGGTTCCTCTACTTCTAGAATAGCCCCTCTAAGAAAGTATTATCAgtcttttactttgacattatagaaaataagaatttaaatcaatttccTACAGCTGAAATTCTGCACTGAGCAGATGATAACTAGGCCATGGAAAATATATGTTTCTTGTAATTACTGGCAAGTTGTTGTGGAGACAAAACATAATGTTGACAGGTAGTTTTCCAACCCAGATGCAAAAACTCACAGCAATAATAAATTGATACTCTAACAAATAACTGCATGTGCTGCCAGGGCTTGATTTTATCTGTGCCTTAGAGGTCATTCGTTGTCCAAAAGCtattaaaaactcattaatgACTCATACAGTTGCACTGTTCCTTCATTATCAAACATGCGCAATTCTGCGGCTGGAAATACTCCCTGGAACGTCAAATGTGGATGGATGCACTGCTGAAAATGGTCTCTGACAAATGTAAGATTTCATTGAGTGACATTTACTTAAAGCTGAAGTGGAAAtgtttgagcttttaaacatgAAGCTATGCATTTGTTGACTATTTCTATAAATTATCAGTGGGAACCTCCAGGCTTTAAGCTGAGTGCAATGGACAAAAGAGAAATGGAAAACatagtttgttttttcagtctgCATGCTGTAAATCACTGTCTCAGGGCTGGCATACACTGTACAAttgtaaaaatgtcttaatCAAATGTCAGCTCATGATGTACAGCTGAATCCAATTCAGTCACATTAAGCAAGAAATTACACAGTGTATACCTGGCCTTACACCAACCCAAGGCAGCAGTAAGAGGCattatgaataataataataataaatgcagCAGATTTTAATCCAGGTGACTGTGCTTGTGCATACAGGCACCTGGAACCAATGCCAGAGAGGGGCAAAAGTGGAAATCATTCTGGGGCCCAGCTGCACAGAGGGGCTGATGGAGGTTCACAGGGACATGTGGTCCTTCCTCAATTCAAGCAATTAAAACCTTAAATCTAAATATTCATTATTACTGGGAAGCAACAAGAGTACACATTTACTGTCTTCTGTTTCAGATAATAACTCCCGTCTTCTTGAAACAGtatgagcttttattttcataatagTTGCATGGTTGGCAGGCCCACTGAACCATCTGTTAGGATGGTAAAGCCATGCCAGGACTGGCAAAAAATATATCTCAGTCTGCAAATGTTAGCCAGGAGACTACCCCTGAGGACCTGTGTCCAcatcaggcttttttttttaagcactggGAGCActgatttttaattcaaaaccaGTGTAGTCAAGGTATCGACCGCCCTGGGCAGAAAAAGCGCCCTGAGCGTCAGCTGCTTTTGTCGCTGCGCTTAAACCGATCACCTTTTGACACAGCACTAGAATCAAGAAGGAGGCAGGACTTCTGACAAAAGCATAAGAAAAACCAATCTGACTcgtctttctttgtcttttttgaggGTAGTTTTCacgtctgcagctgctgcctgtatTAGGGCGGGATTCTTTAACATTGTCAGCATGtcttctgtgtgatatttctatgaaatatagaaatatgaagcacataGGGCTGTGTTAAAACAACATTACAGATTCTACTGAAGAAAGTGGGAATCTTTTTTTATAACATACTAACAGTAAGCACTGGCTAGAAGTGCTCTGAAATTACAGTCCTGAGCACTGcgagtgcaaaaaaaaaaatcctacagaTTATCATCAAATGATTCTAGGAACAGCCTATTCACTGGACTACTGGAAGTCTAGCTGTAGTATATGGAAATTGACAATCTTTTCTCTAGTCTTTCTTGCTTTAGCAGGTCCATAGAGGCATTGAATTAAATGCTGTGTTGGCTGCTCATGAAATAGTCAGGTACTGCTGGGGGTTTTCTGCCTGTTAGCCCTTGGTGGTAGCACATGGTGGGTTGACATTTAGTCTCTTAataatgttcttttttatgatgatctgtttttttttcttcaggtgtcttgaaattatttttgttatgatTCACTGCCATGTGAATAAAAACTGGCTGATGCTCTTGATTACTGAATCAGGCACTTAAAGATTGCCACACACTACCCAATTTAAGCATGATTTTAGGCCAGATTTGCCCCGTCGACAAACATGGGGGTGTGTCTAAGTGGAGGCTCATTACAAACTTTTTAAGTGGTGTTGATGCTATTGTTTTGCTGCTCCAAGTCGTGTCGAAGCCTCACTGACCtcaaatcataaatatcaaatcagTTGGTGTCAGTGATTCTTGGTTGTAATGCCTCCACAAAAACCCGCAACAACCAAAGAGAATAAACAGACCGGGTAGCGTCACCCGCTGCATGTCATGGCTCACTAACTGCACTTTCATTCAAGCCAGGGTTTCATCAAGATTATTTTCCTTGTGTTATGAGTTTTGGACAGCCACTCGAGGGTTTCTAgagtcctccatgtttgttttccttctgACATCTTGTATGGGAAGATTTGAAAATCGACacgtgtgtggccagccttagttAGCGTTATAAATAGAGTCTAGACAGGTTTGATATGAGTTTCAGAGTATATAAACTCTGTCCTTTGGGCTtgtgatgtgtttgtgttagAGATTTTTAAAAGGATACATTGCAAAGCTCTCACTGGCATTatcaatcagtcagtctttatttctattgcacttttcatacatgatgtttctgtcactttctgttCAGTGTATCATGGCGCTGACTTACCCTCCAGACTGAGAGATTTGAGTTCAGGTATGGATAGTGGAGGGAAGTAGGTGAGTTTGGCGTTGTCACATGTCACAGTGACATCTGAGAAATCGCAGCCGTGAGGGAGACTTTCTCTGTCCATCGCATCCGCATCCTCCCTCTCCACCTCTatctccacctccacctccacctccacctccacctccacctctcGTTCTTCCTCAACCTCTGTTTCACTCTCCAGCTCCTCTGGCGTAGCAGGTCTTGGTATCGGAGTAGGCAGGAGCTCTGGTTCTTCAGGTTCCTCAGGTTCTTTTGGAGGCATCTGAAACACATCTCCCCTTAGccacacctcctcctcctcctctactaTCTCCtgcttttgctcttctgcctccTCTACCAGTTCCTGTAGTTCCTCCCTCagtctctcttcctcctctctcctcttctcctcctgctTGCTCCACTCCTTCTGCTTGTCTTCCTCCTGgactctctcttcctcctccatcagTTCTATTAGTTCCTCTCTGAGTCTCTCCTCCTGCCTCCTCCTTTCCTCTTCTAACTccctttctttctccctctctgctttctctctcttccttctgttttcctcctcctcctctcttctcctctcctcctcctctcttctcctctcctcttcctctcttctcctctcctcttcctctctcctcctct contains:
- the ecm2 gene encoding extracellular matrix protein 2 — its product is MRWWLVVACLWLLVGLTIADAQATHRNQDGGIRRGKRKRDGQGRRHARGGRPRPMKIRLIPGPSIPVESEDNHGNTLFLNSYKNVQEQHSTYNVIPGKQGHCVYQGLTMFDQAVWSPQPCVTCQCTRGRVVCDKITCPMTRCHFPFTPAGECCPVCMEPEPDHSLELSGDSPVPNDTNEDMTPLTQDEIQGILWREEEEHREEEERLRKKDEARKKKRKHRKEQEEKQRKIVEEKRREEEEALRLQLETEEEEWKEQEERRREEEERRREEEERRREEEERRREEEEENRRKREKAEREKERELEEERRRQEERLREELIELMEEEERVQEEDKQKEWSKQEEKRREEEERLREELQELVEEAEEQKQEIVEEEEEVWLRGDVFQMPPKEPEEPEEPELLPTPIPRPATPEELESETEDADAMDRESLPHGCDFSDVTVTCDNAKLTYFPPLSIPELKSLSLEGNNISSIPAAAFNGIPNLEWINLKKNKLTSAGIDAKAFKGLKNLRRLYMDGNLLEIVPFELPPTLQELKINENRLKSIKADSFKGLSNLVILELEGNLLSEGNVAPLAFAPLTQLAYLRMGRNHFRTIPQGLPMPLLELYLENNLIEEISETVFNQTQNLNLISLRHNRLDETRIAPLAWINNRNLESIDLSYNDLYLVPSYLPTSLVHLVLVGNKIERVPGYVFAHMDPGIEYLYLSYNKLDGEGIEPESFFGSYNSMVELCLDHNQLVSVPSGINEMTNIHFLRLNNNNIRSIPEESICDPNLSGESTLVVVRLENNYIDPMKISPSAFSCVHSSSAVTLKPQKTK